In Arachis hypogaea cultivar Tifrunner chromosome 17, arahy.Tifrunner.gnm2.J5K5, whole genome shotgun sequence, a single window of DNA contains:
- the LOC112766989 gene encoding uncharacterized protein, with protein MPQKKKQLRFKIPWISSSGARAPPSKQKSKPERPPFRPPGIAPAPALPHSSPSSQSQQQQEREAPSHPAQSPASSVILDSPVSSPSRTPHSAEFKKEPEEAKEIVLVMEHEAIKEESIERKMMFATSSSSGKDIKVVSNSGNTSTMNVTSTTIPLKEEKQHHVNNQLQKGIKENISCFVQKLATVTPTQPPTEVDDDHKSFSVVTLAGDNKGATMHVAEGSSNKTKKDGSIRIHRAYKKKNPEEEEEETTDAGDENDASASEKKDDDDDDDDVAANKAYVNSNIQSVNNSVMVQGSVSERDPGVRVALPNYQQSHEPKAPALETRKVEMNGNRVSYPRPVVRRRCLRGLFMEPSDSEPDNPDKPRRHGCKFRCGDNNKAADIM; from the coding sequence ATGCCGCAGAAAAAGAAGCAACTTCGTTTTAAGATCCCATGGATATCATCATCAGGAGCACGTGCTCCACCctcaaaacaaaaatcaaaacctGAACGGCCACCTTTTCGGCCTCCAGGGATAGCACCTGCACCTGCATTACCacattcttctccttcttcccaaTCTCAGCAGCAACAAGAACGAGAAGCACCTTCTCATCCAGCACAGTCACCAGCGTCTTCTGTGATTCTTGATTCCCCAGTGTCTTCACCTTCTCGAACCCCTCACTCAGCAGAGTTCAAGAAGGAACCGGAAGAAGCAAAGGAGATAGTGCTGGTGATGGAGCACGAAGCAATCAAAGAAGAATCCATAGAGAGGAAAATGATGTTTGCTACATCATCAAGCAGTGGAAAAGACATCAAAGTTGTGAGTAATTCAGGCAACACTTCCACTATGAACGTAACAAGCACAACCATACCCCTCAAAGAAGAAAAACAACACCATGTTAATAACCAACTGCAAAAAGGCATCAAAGAAAACATCTCATGCTTTGTTCAGAAACTAGCCACTGTGACCCCAACACAACCACCCACGGAGGTTGATGATGACCACAAGAGCTTTAGTGTTGTTACACTTGCTGGCGACAACAAAGGCGCAACAATGCACGTGGCAGAAGGTTCCTCCAACAAAACCAAGAAAGACGGTTCAATCCGCATTCACAGAGCCTACAAGAAGAAGAacccagaagaagaagaagaagaaaccacaGATGCAGGTGATGAGAACGACGCTTCTGCTTCCGAGaagaaagatgatgatgatgatgatgatgacgtgGCTGCTAACAAGGCGTACGTGAACAGTAACATACAGAGCGTGAATAACTCGGTGATGGTGCAAGGTTCAGTTAGTGAAAGAGACCCAGGTGTTCGCGTTGCTCTTCCTAATTATCAGCAGAGTCATGAACCGAAGGCTCCAGCTTTGGAGACAAGGAAGGTTGAAATGAATGGTAACCGTGTGAGTTACCCGAGGCCTGTGGTTCGACGACGTTGCCTGAGAGGTTTGTTCATGGAACCGAGTGACTCTGAGCCTGATAACCCGGACAAACCTCGCCGTCATGGTTGCAAATTCCGCTGTGGAGATAATAATAAGGCTGCTGACATCATGTAA
- the LOC112765285 gene encoding CBS domain-containing protein CBSX3, mitochondrial isoform X2 gives MLGILRALRLGQTPQRASIFQQCHGNGIISPNKLSSGFGCVTSSPPTMQLKGLENVTVSEVLMTKGQEKIGSWLSCQVDDAVINAMKNMAENNIGSLVVLKSEGHLAGIVTERDCLKKIVAQGRSPYHTQVGEIMTNEQNLITVTSDMNILQAMRLMTENRIRHVPVIDGKIVGMISIVDVVRAVMEQQNGELKRLNDYIKGEYY, from the exons ATGCTAGGAATTTTAAGGGCATTAAGACTTGGGCAAACCCCTCAAAGGGCATCCATATTCCAACAATGCCATGGAAATGGAATCATTAGCCCCAACAAATTGTCTTCTGGTTTCGGATGTGTGACATCCTCCCCACCCACCATGCAGCTGAAAGGATTGGAGAATGTTACTGTCTCAGAGGTGCTTATGACAAAAGGGCAAGAGAAGATTGGTTCCTGGCTCTCATGCCAAGTTGACGATGCTGTTATCAATGCAATGAAGAAC ATGGCTGAAAACAATATTGGATCATTGGTTGTACTAAAGTCAGAGGGCCACCTAGCAGGCATTGTCACAGAAAGAG ATTGCTTGAAGAAAATAGTTGCACAAGGAAGATCACCCTATCACACACAAGTTGGTGAAATAATGACTAATGAG CAAAACTTGATAACGGTGACCTCTGACATGAACATTCTTCAAGCAATGCGACTTATGACAGAGAATCGTATCAGACATGTTCCAGTTATAGACGGGAAAATAGTGGGAATGATATCCATTGTAGATGTAGTTCGAGCAGTGATGGAGCAGCAAAATGGAGAATTGAAACGACTCAATGATTACATCAAAGGAGAATACTATTAG
- the LOC112765285 gene encoding CBS domain-containing protein CBSX3, mitochondrial isoform X1, with amino-acid sequence MLGILRALRLGQTPQRASIFQQCHGNGIISPNKLSSGFGCVTSSPPTMQLKGLENVTVSEVLMTKGQEKIGSWLSCQVDDAVINAMKNVYQMAENNIGSLVVLKSEGHLAGIVTERDCLKKIVAQGRSPYHTQVGEIMTNEQNLITVTSDMNILQAMRLMTENRIRHVPVIDGKIVGMISIVDVVRAVMEQQNGELKRLNDYIKGEYY; translated from the exons ATGCTAGGAATTTTAAGGGCATTAAGACTTGGGCAAACCCCTCAAAGGGCATCCATATTCCAACAATGCCATGGAAATGGAATCATTAGCCCCAACAAATTGTCTTCTGGTTTCGGATGTGTGACATCCTCCCCACCCACCATGCAGCTGAAAGGATTGGAGAATGTTACTGTCTCAGAGGTGCTTATGACAAAAGGGCAAGAGAAGATTGGTTCCTGGCTCTCATGCCAAGTTGACGATGCTGTTATCAATGCAATGAAGAAC GTTTATCAGATGGCTGAAAACAATATTGGATCATTGGTTGTACTAAAGTCAGAGGGCCACCTAGCAGGCATTGTCACAGAAAGAG ATTGCTTGAAGAAAATAGTTGCACAAGGAAGATCACCCTATCACACACAAGTTGGTGAAATAATGACTAATGAG CAAAACTTGATAACGGTGACCTCTGACATGAACATTCTTCAAGCAATGCGACTTATGACAGAGAATCGTATCAGACATGTTCCAGTTATAGACGGGAAAATAGTGGGAATGATATCCATTGTAGATGTAGTTCGAGCAGTGATGGAGCAGCAAAATGGAGAATTGAAACGACTCAATGATTACATCAAAGGAGAATACTATTAG